Part of the Leptolyngbya sp. BL0902 genome, CGCGACACCCGCAAACGCGGCTACACCCCCGAAGAGGTGATCGAGCAAATCAAAGCCCGGGAGGAAGATTCCGAAGCCTACATTCGTCCCCAGCGCCAATGGGCCGACGTGGTGGTGTCTTTCTATCCCCCCAGCGACGAGCAAAGCACCAACGAACTGATGCTGAACGTGCGCCTGGTGATGCGCCCCACCATCCCCCACCCCGACTTTAGCCACCTGCTAGAGACCAAACACGGCGGCACCCTCAGCGATGCTGTGCGCCTAGAGCTAGATCGCGACATGGGCAAACCTGTGGACGTGCTGGAAATCGACTGCCACGCCACTGAACAACCCGTACAGGAACTGGAGCGCACCCTCTGCGGCGAAATCCCCTATCTGGGCCGTTTTTGCAGCATCGAAGGCAACACCGATATCGGTAAAGTCATCGGCACCACGGGCGAAACCCTGCAAAGCTATCCCTTGGCGCTCACCCAGTTGTTGATCACCTACCACATGCTAAAAGCCGCCAACATCTACGACTAGGTCTTTGGAAATCGGGAATCCTGCCCAATGTCTAACGTTCTAGGGCGTGACCTCGATTTCCAGCCTACTATGCTGTAGCAACCTTCCTAAGACATCTTTTCCCTAGGGTTTTCTCATCTTTCTAAATCGCTTTTCTAGGTCGCTCTCCTGAGTTAGGGATGGGTAGATCGTCCTGGATATTACAAAGGACTGACGAGCGGCGGCATTCACCCTAGGGGGAAGTCCCTACCAAGATTGACAGCAGGAAGGGGAACCCAGCTTGGTATCCTAGAAAAGCCCTAGTTATTCTTGGGCCTTGGTTTCCCTTTTCCTATCGTTTATTGCTGGCTATGGCCCCTAACGAGCGCAAGTCGATTTTGCTGTCCTTTGAAAAGCCTCTTGCAGAGCTAGAGGGACGCATTGCCCAAATCCGCGACCTGGCTGAGAAAAATGATGTGGATGTCTCGGCCCAGTTGCGCCAGCTAGAGGCTAGAGCCGCCCATTTGCGCCAGGAA contains:
- a CDS encoding phosphoribulokinase yields the protein MVGRPIILGIVGDSAAGKTTLTRGIAQILGEDQVTTICTDDYHRYDRKQRKEMGISALHPDCNYIDIIQQHLGLLRTGQPILKPIYNHSSGEFDAPEYIEPRRFVIVEGLLGYSTRACRDAYDVKVYLAPPEDLRANWKIKRDTRKRGYTPEEVIEQIKAREEDSEAYIRPQRQWADVVVSFYPPSDEQSTNELMLNVRLVMRPTIPHPDFSHLLETKHGGTLSDAVRLELDRDMGKPVDVLEIDCHATEQPVQELERTLCGEIPYLGRFCSIEGNTDIGKVIGTTGETLQSYPLALTQLLITYHMLKAANIYD